Proteins from a genomic interval of Chroococcidiopsis thermalis PCC 7203:
- a CDS encoding efflux RND transporter periplasmic adaptor subunit, with protein MFGKDNPKLEKFFHHNGRWLAGAAILTVIGVGTWQSNLILNREEPVAVRLSEVKRGTVESTINESGVVELRDQRILTSPTEGAVDRVLVQPGNRIKAGQTLITLRYPERETALANQEVKIQQQRRILQRHQQEIVEAKEQIAADEIKLRPLVAGAREGAIAREQVYEQQDKLRETRATLRDAQADARTAALELEAFQLERKRIQQEVRDSIVTAPIDGVVLGVNVKNGDGVEFRTNLLTIGDPTQVLVKLQLSTLNATQVRPNQLARVSVIGPDRQTFTGRIQSLYPQAVGEEEEEQSSGGGSKQSNQSSSSDQPAVPSIVLLDTPTRTLIPGSRVNVEILLQQRQNVIVLPTEIVQRDDDDDSKPFVWVRDSQGNAQKRPVKLGLEGLTNVEVTSGLQIGDRVIQPPSEPSLEPGVPVISDQ; from the coding sequence ATGTTTGGCAAGGACAATCCTAAGCTAGAAAAATTCTTCCATCACAACGGTCGATGGCTTGCTGGCGCAGCCATATTAACAGTTATCGGGGTAGGCACTTGGCAATCCAATCTCATCCTGAATCGCGAGGAACCCGTAGCAGTTCGCCTATCTGAAGTCAAGCGCGGCACTGTAGAATCTACCATCAATGAAAGCGGCGTGGTAGAACTGCGCGACCAGCGAATCTTGACTTCCCCAACAGAGGGAGCGGTAGATCGAGTTTTGGTACAACCTGGCAATCGCATCAAGGCTGGACAGACGCTAATTACTCTGCGCTATCCAGAACGAGAAACAGCCCTCGCCAATCAAGAAGTCAAAATTCAGCAGCAGCGACGGATTTTACAGCGCCATCAACAGGAAATTGTGGAAGCGAAAGAACAAATTGCTGCCGATGAAATAAAACTGCGTCCTTTGGTGGCTGGAGCGAGAGAGGGGGCGATCGCACGAGAACAAGTCTACGAGCAACAAGATAAACTCCGCGAGACACGGGCTACCTTGCGCGATGCCCAAGCAGATGCACGGACGGCTGCTTTGGAACTAGAAGCATTCCAACTAGAGCGCAAACGCATTCAGCAAGAAGTGCGAGACTCGATCGTGACTGCACCGATTGACGGTGTTGTGTTGGGAGTCAACGTGAAAAACGGCGACGGGGTTGAATTCCGCACAAATTTACTCACAATTGGCGATCCGACACAAGTGTTGGTAAAACTTCAGCTTTCCACCCTGAACGCAACTCAAGTCCGTCCTAACCAATTGGCTCGCGTTAGCGTTATCGGTCCCGATCGCCAGACATTTACAGGGCGAATTCAAAGCCTATATCCGCAAGCAGTTGGGGAGGAGGAAGAGGAACAAAGCTCAGGCGGCGGTTCCAAGCAATCGAATCAATCGAGTAGCTCAGATCAGCCAGCCGTCCCATCGATCGTCCTGTTGGATACTCCCACTCGTACGCTGATTCCAGGCAGCCGCGTCAATGTCGAAATCTTGCTCCAACAGCGGCAAAATGTCATCGTCTTACCGACTGAAATCGTGCAACGCGACGACGATGACGATTCCAAACCGTTTGTTTGGGTACGAGATAGTCAAGGCAACGCTCAAAAACGCCCAGTGAAGTTGGGTTTAGAAGGATTGACAAACGTTGAAGTTACCTCCGGCTTGCAAATTGGCGATCGCGTCATTCAACCGCCATCCGAGCCATCACTAGAGCCAGGAGTGCCAGTTATCAGTGACCAGTGA
- a CDS encoding ABC transporter permease translates to MGISPFDLLNLAYRSLRSHPVRSTLSMLGVFMGVAAVSATLQSSSISRAVIARQLAERGAPQITVYPQWEPDRIVLQLRLEDMEFLRQRLTGVQAISAFNWAGPLPTVYQDKAYLPSVSPVTHDYLLTSGKNLVKGRFFNATDFANYRPVAVIDEYLVKELFGDRNPVGEQILVGRRLYIVIGVLETRPDDDSPPEGQILVPMAIYNALHGKQDIGSVQLRPYRLEELEDLSDRAIELLEQRYPGFSFWAWNNVDDLIQQQQTLELATRGLMVVGAIALLVGGVGIANITIASVTERTSEIGIRRAVGATQREIALQFVLEAALLSLASGTVALVVVHVVALNVADAFDLPYEFEGRIAALALGSALVVGVGAGFPPALRASQLDPVQALRSQ, encoded by the coding sequence ATGGGCATTTCACCATTCGATTTACTTAATCTTGCCTACCGTTCCCTCCGCAGTCATCCCGTGCGTTCAACCCTTTCTATGTTGGGGGTATTCATGGGGGTAGCGGCGGTGAGTGCAACGCTACAATCTAGTAGTATCAGCCGCGCTGTGATTGCTCGACAATTAGCAGAGCGCGGCGCACCGCAAATTACAGTTTATCCCCAGTGGGAACCCGATCGCATTGTGTTGCAACTGCGCTTGGAGGACATGGAATTTTTGCGCCAGCGACTCACAGGAGTGCAGGCAATCAGCGCCTTTAACTGGGCGGGACCATTGCCCACCGTATATCAAGACAAAGCATATCTGCCTTCAGTATCGCCCGTAACTCACGACTATTTACTGACTTCGGGAAAAAACTTGGTCAAGGGACGGTTTTTTAATGCTACCGATTTTGCCAACTATCGACCCGTAGCGGTAATTGATGAATATTTGGTCAAAGAACTATTTGGCGATCGCAATCCGGTAGGAGAACAAATTTTAGTTGGGCGCAGACTTTACATCGTTATAGGAGTGTTAGAAACACGCCCAGATGATGATTCGCCTCCTGAAGGTCAAATTCTCGTCCCGATGGCGATTTATAATGCCTTGCACGGCAAACAAGATATCGGCAGCGTTCAACTGCGTCCTTATCGACTGGAAGAATTAGAAGACTTGAGCGATCGCGCCATAGAATTATTAGAACAACGCTATCCTGGTTTCAGTTTTTGGGCTTGGAATAATGTAGACGACCTAATCCAGCAGCAACAAACTCTGGAACTGGCAACGCGAGGGCTGATGGTAGTGGGAGCGATCGCCCTATTAGTAGGAGGTGTGGGCATTGCTAATATTACAATTGCTTCTGTGACCGAACGCACGTCTGAAATTGGCATTCGTCGAGCCGTAGGAGCTACCCAACGCGAAATCGCGCTCCAATTCGTTTTAGAGGCAGCATTGCTCAGTCTAGCAAGCGGTACGGTAGCTTTAGTAGTCGTGCATGTTGTTGCGCTCAACGTTGCCGATGCGTTCGATTTACCCTATGAATTTGAAGGCAGAATCGCTGCACTGGCTTTGGGTTCCGCCTTGGTAGTCGGTGTGGGAGCCGGATTTCCCCCAGCACTTCGCGCTAGCCAACTCGACCCCGTACAAGCTTTGCGCTCGCAGTAA
- a CDS encoding TIGR03885 family FMN-dependent LLM class oxidoreductase translates to MTKIGYHSSHEQFKPSELLQYVQMAQQAGFTHALSSDHFHPWSEQQGQSGFAWSWLGAAMQATPGLNYRVVCAPGQRYHPAIIAQAAATLAEMFPQRFWITVGSGQALNEAITGDKWLCKSDRNTRLKECVDIMRALWRGDTVTHKGLVCVEEAKLYSRPETPPLIIGAAVTAQTAEWLGSWADGLITISRPPEKLKQVVDAFRRGGGAGKPMLLKVQLSYDRNEDIARQKAHQQWRNNIFKNILMTELRSPQQFDAAGEFVKPEEMNEHVRISADPQQHIEWLQQDVELGFDELLLHNINREQQQFIQVFGEKVLPVLQTN, encoded by the coding sequence ATGACAAAAATCGGCTATCACTCTTCCCACGAACAATTCAAGCCCAGTGAATTGTTGCAATACGTTCAAATGGCTCAACAAGCAGGCTTCACTCATGCTCTTTCCTCCGATCACTTTCACCCCTGGAGCGAACAGCAGGGTCAAAGCGGTTTTGCTTGGTCTTGGTTGGGTGCAGCGATGCAAGCGACTCCCGGATTGAATTATCGCGTGGTCTGCGCTCCAGGGCAGCGATACCATCCGGCAATTATCGCTCAGGCGGCGGCTACTTTGGCGGAAATGTTTCCTCAACGTTTTTGGATAACTGTAGGTAGCGGTCAAGCGCTCAATGAGGCTATTACAGGCGATAAGTGGTTGTGTAAAAGCGATCGCAATACTCGCTTGAAAGAATGCGTCGATATTATGCGTGCTTTGTGGCGCGGAGACACCGTGACTCATAAAGGTTTAGTCTGCGTTGAGGAGGCAAAACTTTATTCGCGTCCCGAAACCCCACCCTTAATTATCGGTGCTGCTGTGACGGCTCAAACTGCTGAGTGGCTGGGAAGTTGGGCAGATGGGTTAATTACAATCTCTCGTCCGCCAGAGAAACTCAAGCAAGTTGTCGATGCTTTTCGTCGGGGTGGTGGAGCAGGCAAGCCCATGCTATTGAAAGTTCAACTATCATACGATCGCAATGAAGATATAGCAAGGCAAAAAGCCCATCAACAGTGGCGTAATAATATTTTCAAAAATATTCTCATGACCGAACTGCGATCGCCCCAGCAATTTGATGCAGCCGGAGAGTTTGTCAAACCGGAAGAAATGAACGAACACGTCCGCATCTCTGCCGATCCGCAGCAACATATAGAATGGTTGCAGCAAGATGTAGAGTTGGGATTTGATGAATTGCTGCTACACAACATCAACCGCGAACAGCAACAATTCATTCAGGTATTTGGTGAGAAAGTGTTACCTGTGTTGCAGACAAATTAG